From one Anoplolepis gracilipes chromosome 8, ASM4749672v1, whole genome shotgun sequence genomic stretch:
- the LOC140668456 gene encoding uncharacterized protein, translating into MDDAEAYDEDVNDQPVDYSKKYTERNAPSQNHLAESGAQQPRRVSKKEYSQGDSKVDLFGDYAETDLDQPTDYSLRYAEDDTDEEEKQGAEYFPVSGQEDTVKTYCTEGTPYETPFNFSTATSMSDLRVEDMKESEVSKKMPKKSIEIIRKSLVSFIKQPETPDCDEQDGLITKELEENQKDIAVLNSGQITPEKIVSYYEEETSHGFSRANSLSSLSSAVTSQNNVPGVISKVDSPPSVNKEELENNDHSALKLNNSQVVLSSGNDNLSERKNNPRVLDKEGKMVTFSGQDYYAEETPLMFSRCSSLGSLSGFEQHSIHDDRSSVVSDFSRRTSGIVSPSELPDSPTQTALPSPRNHKTQNVEFVSKLQEETLRPSVRQHLSFSKPEITMSSVFEDEIATFKEESTPIEFSSATSLSSLTIDDEVKILNDTKMYCKLERVPDENEKDIHKLETDMLNMTISNSKSKEKEEQVSDGDEDDEDMLAACINMGMQTNRYRQSLKIQESTQSESSKILVSYQRNSIPSRLESHATPVETPINTLKTNRTADTVASDTVHVYCTEDTPADISPVGSQSNLSALSMPSVQEDVEKIEPDSQLAEVDCQRSDLFDESSNLSGEDEKILDECIQSGIPKARQITLPPTNSIPFAKKLETSHMINICGTPSSSPVEANHANKTPISRPKSPGGRLLRHPDEFSDDSLNHSDDEAILTECIQSAMPKARFSMSPSIKQPFTQVTENHNEKIINAMQMPSTSSGFLQSRYVEQRKNAVTKKRLSFEDTGLSEEEEDVMLAQCIRSGMPKTLSSMSTTVTPTLKKSDPCPKPMKSFWVPPSSCYTNKTYSSKSSTLHSPLYKSVNVNTPDIRYRNVSGNFSGFSGRTTNSSIAQSGQMLRNCDNGTRERINNSPYCARRSSFRHTESENGNSVDNHCISARSRVMKCAPVCNKTENTDDYTCKSTVNMMPLRHSSMNSTSEENSRISTQEWALLELCITSGMSTNKYRVKGMKPTESVISNGRHDECEPIPEDNYSVCSYNSYVFKT; encoded by the exons ATGGATGACGCAGAAGCATACGACGAGGACGTGAACGATCAGCCGGTTGATTATAGCAAGAAGTATACCGAGAGAAATGCTCCATCGCAGAATCACCTGGCCGAATCGGGCGCTCAGCAACCGCGTCGTGTCTCGAAAAAGGAGTACAGCCAAGGCGACTCCAAGGTGGATTTGTTCGGCGACTACGCCGAGACCGATCTGGATCAGCCTACGGATTATAGTCTACGATACGCCGAGGACGACACTGATGAGGAGGAGAAACAGGGCGCCGAATACTTTCCTGTCAGCGGACAGGAGGACACGGTCAAGACTTACTGTACAGAGGGAACCCCTTATGAGACACCTTTCAATTTCTCCACAGCCACTTCCATGTCGGATCTTCGAGTAGAGGACATGAAAGAGAGCGAAGTCTCGAAGAAGATGCCGAAGAAATCAATTGAAATCATTAGGAAGAGTCTTGTGTCCTTTATCAAACAGCCTGAGACACCTGACTGCGACGAACAAGACGGTCTGATAACGAAAGAACTTGAAGAGAACCAGAAGGACATTGCAGTTCTTAATTCTGGCCAGATAACGCCAGAGAAGATAGTAAGTTATTACGAGGAAGAAACGTCGCACGGTTTCTCGCGTGCCAATTCACTTAGTTCCCTGAGTAGTGCGGTGACTTCTCAGAATAACGTTCCAGGAGTTATCTCAAAAGTAGACTCGCCGCCTTCGGTAAATAAGGAAGAACTGGAAAATAATGATCACAGTGCTCTGAAATTGAATAACAGTCAAGTAGTATTGTCTTCGGGAAATGATAATTTGTCCGAGCGCAAGAATAATCCACGTGTGCTGGATAAAGAAG GAAAAATGGTAACATTCAGTGGTCAAgattattatgcagaagaaACTCCTTTAATGTTTTCACGCTGTAGTTCGCTTGGCTCGTTGAGTGGATTCGAGCAACATTCAATTCATGATGATCGTAGTTCTGTGGTCAGTGATTTTAG TCGTAGAACCAGCGGTATAGTTTCACCAAGTGAACTGCCAGATTCACCTACACAGACAGCTTTACCTAGTCCACGTAATCATAAAACTCAGAATGTAGAATTTGTATCAAAACTGCAAGAAGAGACACTAAGACCATCAGTTCGACAGCATTTAT CATTTTCTAAACCAGAAATCACAATGAGTAGTGTTTTTGAAGATGAGATTGCTACTTTCAAGGAAGAATCAACACCAATTGAATTTTCTAGTGCAACAAGTCTGAGTTCCCTTACAATTGACGACGAAGTCAAAATACTTAATGATACAAAGATGTATTGTAAATTGGAAAGAGTACCTGATGAAAATGAGAAAGATATCCATAAACTCGAGACTGATATGCTTAATATGACAATAAGCAACTCAAAgagtaaagagaaagaggaacaaGTAAGCGACGGTGATGAGGATGATGAAGATATGTTGGCTGCCTGTATTAATATGGGAATGCAAACTAACAG ataTAGACAATCCCTCAAGATTCAGGAATCCACACAATCAGAATCGTCGAAAATCTTAGTATCATATCAGAGAAATTCTATTCCAAGTAGATTGGAATCACATGCGACTCCTGTAGAAACTCCTATCAATACTTTGAAGACGAATAGAACTGCGGATACTGTTGCTTCAGATACCGTACACGTATATTGTACGGAAGATACGCCCGCGGATATCTCTCCAGTAGGATCGCAATCTAACTTGTCCGCTCTTTCGATGCCAAGTGTACAAGAGGATGTGGAAAAGATAGAACCAGACAGCCAATTAGCCGAGGTTGATTGCCAGAGAAGTGATTTATTCGATGAAAGTTCAAATCTGTCAGGCGaggatgaaaaaatattagatgaaTGCATTCAATCGGGCATACCTAAg gcGAGGCAAATAACTCTACCTCCAACAAATAGCATCCCGTTCGCTAAAAAGTTGGAAACCTCgcatatgattaatatatgcgGTACGCCATCGTCTTCGCCTGTCGAAGCAAATCATGCGAATAAGACTCCTATATCGAGACCTAAATCGCCAGGCGGTAGGTTATTGAGACATCCGGACGAATTTTCTGATGACAGTCTGAATCATTCAGATGATGAAGCTATTTTGACAGAATGCATACAATCTGCAATGCCAAAG GCAAGATTTAGCATGTCACCATCTATCAAACAGCCGTTCACACAAGTCACGGAAAatcataatgaaaaaataataaatgcaatgcAGATGCCCTCCACTTCTTCAGGATTTCTTCAATCAAGATATGTAGAACAAAGAAAGAACGCTGTAACAAAAAAACGTTTATCTTTTGAAGACACTGGGCTTTctgaagaagaggaagatgtCATGTTGGCGCAATGTATTAGATCTGGAATGCCAAAA ACACTTAGTTCCATGTCTACAACAGTGACGCCGACACTCAAAAAATCTGACCCATGCCCGAAACCTATGAAGAGTTTTTGGGTTCCTCCATCCTCCTGCTATACGAATAAAACTTATTCTTCCAAGAGTTCTACGCTACACTCACCATTGTATAAATCCGTGAATGTCAATACGCCGGATATACGTTATAGAAATGTATCAGGTAATTTTAGTGGTTTCTCGGGGAGAACGACGAACAGTAGTATAGCACAGTCTGGTCAGATGTTAAGAAACTGTGATAACGGTACACGCGAGAGGATAAACAATTCGCCGTACTGTGCTCGAAGATCGTCGTTTCGTCACACTGAGAGTGAAAACGGCAATTCTGTCGACAATCATTGTATATCTGCGCGATCTCGCGTTATGAAGTGTGCACCAGTTTGCAATAAGACAGAAAACACTGATGATTACACATGTAAAAGCACAGTGAATATGATGCCTTTGCGTCACAGTTCGATGAACTCCACGAGTGAAGAGAACTCGCGGATTTCCACGCAGGAATGGGCTCTTTTGGAATTGTGTATCACTTCCGGTATGTCTACAAATAAGTATCGCGTTAAAGGAATGAAGCCTACCGAGAGTGTAATTTCCAATGGACGACACGATGAGTGTGAGCCGATACCAGAGGACAATTATTCAGTGTGCAGTTACAATTCCTACGTTTTTAAAACGTAA